The following coding sequences are from one Candidatus Nitrohelix vancouverensis window:
- a CDS encoding methylated-DNA--[protein]-cysteine S-methyltransferase, with product MPKSIDSIQYALFETPLGLAGLADRGKGVCRLKLQINSIDDFINELEEQFNSSPRQNQTALRQGVKQVEQYFSGKLKRFDCKLDLGHGTDFQKSVWRQVLHIPYGKTQSYQWLAEASKRPRAYRAAGSANGRNPIPLIIPCHRVIRHNGELGGYTGGIHIKRFLLDLESGTHGTV from the coding sequence ATGCCCAAATCAATCGACAGCATCCAATACGCTTTATTTGAAACCCCGCTCGGCCTGGCCGGGTTGGCGGACCGCGGAAAAGGTGTGTGCCGTCTCAAACTGCAAATCAATTCAATAGACGATTTCATCAATGAACTGGAAGAGCAATTCAACAGCTCGCCGCGCCAGAACCAAACGGCCTTGCGCCAGGGCGTCAAGCAGGTGGAGCAGTATTTCTCCGGTAAACTGAAACGTTTTGATTGCAAACTCGACCTGGGACACGGAACGGATTTCCAGAAATCGGTCTGGCGCCAGGTGCTTCACATTCCCTATGGAAAAACGCAGAGCTACCAATGGCTCGCCGAAGCCTCCAAACGTCCGCGCGCCTACCGCGCCGCCGGCTCCGCGAATGGCAGGAACCCGATCCCTTTAATCATCCCCTGCCATCGCGTCATCAGACACAATGGGGAGCTGGGGGGCTACACAGGAGGAATCCACATCAAACGCTTCCTGCTCGATCTGGAATCCGGTACGCATGGGACTGTATAA
- the sppA gene encoding signal peptide peptidase SppA, with the protein MICCDRLIKEFLPHFKPVLYAFLVALILSVLSGCAYIQLGPSIGPLEEVTLEGEGDEKILLLEIEGVIGNKAKRSLTGFSIDVGMVEKVREILKQASEDDAIRGLLVRINSPGGTVTSSDIIFHELQRFKQERNIPVYVAIVDLAASGGYYIAQAGDLIMAHPTSLIGSIGVIAMKVNLTELMGKVGVDWEIVKSGDKKDFLSPFRALTEEERRLFQDTIDQFHDRFVRLIADNRPELSYDQALIIADGRVYTAEQALGNKLIDKIAYFDEMTEHMKTHLGVDALKIVTYQRSGDFKSNLYSQADRIPPTVNLFNIDIGMDWLPSTPQFMYLWAP; encoded by the coding sequence ATGATTTGCTGTGATCGTTTGATAAAAGAATTTCTGCCCCACTTCAAACCGGTTTTATACGCGTTTCTAGTCGCCCTGATCCTGTCTGTTTTATCGGGTTGCGCTTACATCCAATTAGGGCCATCCATCGGGCCGCTTGAGGAAGTTACATTAGAAGGCGAGGGCGACGAAAAAATCCTTTTGCTCGAAATTGAAGGGGTGATTGGCAACAAAGCGAAGCGCTCTCTCACCGGATTCTCCATCGATGTGGGCATGGTCGAAAAAGTCCGTGAGATTTTGAAACAAGCCAGCGAGGACGACGCTATTCGTGGCTTGCTGGTACGCATCAATTCCCCGGGTGGGACAGTTACCTCAAGCGATATTATTTTTCATGAATTACAGCGATTCAAACAGGAGAGAAATATCCCCGTTTACGTCGCCATCGTGGACCTTGCCGCGTCGGGAGGCTATTATATCGCGCAGGCGGGCGACCTCATCATGGCTCATCCCACCTCGCTGATAGGAAGCATCGGCGTGATCGCCATGAAGGTCAACCTGACTGAGTTGATGGGCAAAGTGGGCGTCGATTGGGAAATCGTCAAGTCCGGCGACAAGAAAGATTTCCTGTCCCCATTCCGCGCCTTGACAGAAGAAGAACGACGCTTGTTTCAGGACACGATCGATCAGTTTCATGACCGTTTTGTTCGCCTGATTGCGGACAACCGACCGGAATTATCTTACGATCAGGCGTTAATCATTGCTGATGGACGAGTCTACACAGCGGAACAGGCTCTCGGTAACAAGTTGATAGACAAGATCGCTTATTTCGACGAGATGACCGAGCACATGAAAACACATCTTGGCGTCGATGCATTGAAGATCGTGACTTATCAGCGTTCAGGCGATTTCAAGAGCAACCTCTATTCTCAAGCAGATCGAATTCCCCCCACAGTCAATTTATTCAATATAGATATTGGAATGGATTGGCTTCCCTCGACCCCCCAGTTCATGTATTTATGGGCGCCGTGA
- a CDS encoding formylglycine-generating enzyme family protein, with product MKFWLLFFTFFLGSGNHSTAHGGEAIEGMVFFPPGEFMMGSDNVTGKDDEHPKRPVYLDGFYLDQYEVSGKDFEIYLEKYSNEHPTITGWYGRKVKPDMADSPVFGLTWERCQNYCLRNGKRLPTEAEWERAASGLEERLYPWGNEEPSPEHANFGKCCFIMRGSILSPVDGYEAGKTPEGVYNLAGNIAEWVYDWYDRNYYKDSPYKNPRGPESGEFHVIRGGAWNSLPVYLRNASRYGYDDAKDYYGIGCRCALSGTTKVNNE from the coding sequence ATGAAATTTTGGCTTTTGTTTTTTACCTTTTTTCTTGGCTCCGGAAATCATTCTACGGCGCATGGCGGAGAGGCGATTGAGGGCATGGTGTTTTTCCCTCCGGGCGAATTCATGATGGGAAGCGATAATGTGACGGGGAAGGATGATGAGCATCCCAAACGTCCTGTTTATCTCGATGGATTTTATCTGGATCAATACGAAGTGAGCGGCAAGGATTTTGAGATTTATCTGGAAAAATATTCGAACGAGCATCCAACGATCACCGGATGGTACGGGCGTAAAGTGAAACCGGATATGGCGGACAGTCCGGTCTTTGGCCTGACCTGGGAACGCTGTCAGAACTATTGCCTGCGCAACGGAAAACGACTTCCCACGGAAGCGGAGTGGGAGAGGGCGGCGTCGGGTCTGGAGGAACGCTTGTATCCCTGGGGGAATGAAGAGCCGTCTCCCGAACACGCCAATTTTGGTAAATGCTGTTTTATCATGAGAGGTTCGATTCTTTCCCCGGTGGATGGCTATGAAGCGGGTAAGACTCCGGAGGGCGTGTATAATCTGGCGGGAAATATTGCTGAATGGGTGTATGATTGGTATGATAGAAATTATTATAAAGACAGTCCCTACAAAAACCCGCGCGGTCCTGAAAGTGGAGAGTTTCACGTGATTCGCGGGGGCGCCTGGAACAGCCTGCCTGTCTATCTTCGCAACGCCTCCCGGTATGGTTACGATGATGCAAAAGATTATTATGGGATTGGGTGTCGTTGCGCGTTGTCCGGTACGACAAAGGTCAATAACGAATAA
- a CDS encoding sensor domain-containing diguanylate cyclase produces the protein MSEYQLKEETALLKGVSLANHHLLTHADYSVSLMNALSSIGSGVRADCSAIFIHEFSALNPSTIQHYFLWSEVDGACQKSIEQGTQYATLELASSYKKLSSEKFVVLERPHISSVLLQFLPSDELASVLLMPIYIEEQCLGTLLLGFDQVRNTWSDNEIAMLKMATDGLGGKIKNFRDETSFRAIVEGTSARVGEEFFRSLVRNLASSMPVYAAYVAELTEFQNHQCRVLVGWEGDHFINSYTFDLRNTPCEEIIAGMMTYSLNNAQETYPKDFSMARIGGVSYAGVPCFDGQLKIIGALWVVNLKPITEKNRTLSILKMFAARAGAELERKRSEDIMKNMAYHDALTGLPNRVLLNDRLKMVLAHAQRHQVCLAVLFIDLDGFKEVNDSWGHGAGDIVLQGVAERLKQCIRQEDTVARLGGDEFIVLMSRIGSDKNAASLAQKILDIIEKPFYFEDRELKISVSIGISVYPDDGNDAKTLLRKADTALYRAKNKGKNTYFFTKDI, from the coding sequence GTGTCCGAATACCAATTAAAAGAAGAGACGGCGTTGTTGAAGGGGGTTTCTCTTGCGAACCATCACCTCTTGACGCATGCCGACTACTCAGTGTCCCTGATGAACGCCTTGTCGTCTATCGGCTCCGGGGTGAGGGCAGATTGCAGCGCCATTTTCATACATGAATTTAGCGCCTTGAATCCTTCGACGATCCAGCATTATTTTTTATGGAGCGAAGTCGACGGCGCATGCCAGAAATCCATAGAACAGGGAACCCAATATGCAACTCTGGAACTGGCGTCTTCTTACAAGAAGTTGTCCAGTGAAAAGTTTGTTGTTCTGGAAAGACCTCACATTTCCAGCGTTCTTTTACAATTTTTACCCTCAGATGAGCTTGCAAGCGTTTTGTTGATGCCTATTTATATTGAGGAACAATGCCTGGGAACTTTGCTTCTGGGTTTCGATCAAGTGAGAAATACCTGGTCGGACAACGAAATCGCCATGCTGAAAATGGCGACGGATGGACTGGGCGGTAAAATTAAAAATTTCCGCGATGAAACATCGTTCAGAGCGATTGTTGAAGGCACCTCGGCGCGTGTGGGAGAAGAGTTTTTTCGTTCTTTAGTGCGCAATCTGGCGTCGTCCATGCCGGTCTATGCGGCCTATGTCGCGGAGTTAACAGAGTTTCAAAATCATCAGTGTCGCGTTCTGGTCGGTTGGGAAGGAGATCATTTTATCAATTCCTACACCTTTGATCTGCGTAACACGCCTTGCGAGGAAATCATTGCGGGGATGATGACATATAGCCTGAACAACGCGCAGGAAACCTATCCAAAGGATTTTTCAATGGCCAGAATCGGCGGCGTCTCCTACGCGGGCGTTCCGTGTTTTGATGGACAATTGAAAATCATCGGAGCGCTTTGGGTGGTCAATCTCAAGCCGATCACAGAAAAAAACAGAACGCTGAGTATTTTGAAAATGTTTGCGGCGCGCGCGGGCGCTGAATTGGAACGCAAACGCTCAGAAGACATCATGAAAAACATGGCCTATCACGATGCGCTGACAGGTCTGCCCAACCGGGTCCTCTTGAATGATCGTTTGAAAATGGTTCTGGCGCATGCGCAGAGACATCAGGTGTGTCTCGCTGTTTTGTTCATTGATCTCGACGGTTTCAAGGAAGTCAACGATTCCTGGGGTCACGGGGCCGGGGATATCGTTTTGCAGGGGGTGGCCGAGCGCTTGAAGCAATGCATCCGCCAGGAAGACACCGTAGCGCGTTTGGGCGGGGATGAATTCATTGTGTTGATGTCGCGTATTGGCTCCGATAAAAATGCGGCGAGCCTCGCTCAGAAAATTCTGGATATCATCGAGAAACCATTCTATTTTGAAGATCGGGAACTCAAAATTTCAGTGAGCATAGGAATCAGCGTTTACCCGGACGACGGCAACGATGCTAAAACATTACTGCGGAAAGCCGATACCGCATTGTATCGCGCAAAAAATAAAGGCAAGAATACCTATTTCTTCACCAAGGATATCTAA
- a CDS encoding RidA family protein, with translation MNKKAVKTTDAPAAIGPYEQAVLFGNLLFSSGQIALNPETGAMDGGDIKQETQRVMQNIKAILHAEGLTFNHIIKTTVYLADMGHFADMNSVYETFFPESNPARSCVQVAALPKNALVEIDFIAHSEGSVA, from the coding sequence ATGAATAAAAAAGCCGTTAAAACCACCGACGCGCCTGCGGCCATCGGCCCCTATGAGCAAGCGGTCCTGTTTGGAAACCTGTTATTTTCCTCGGGCCAGATCGCCCTCAACCCGGAAACCGGGGCGATGGATGGCGGCGACATCAAACAGGAAACCCAGCGCGTCATGCAAAATATCAAAGCCATTCTGCACGCCGAGGGATTGACCTTCAACCATATCATCAAGACCACCGTGTACCTTGCGGACATGGGACACTTTGCAGACATGAACTCGGTTTATGAAACCTTTTTCCCGGAATCCAATCCCGCGCGTTCCTGCGTTCAGGTCGCCGCCCTTCCCAAGAACGCATTGGTAGAGATTGACTTCATCGCCCATTCAGAAGGAAGCGTCGCTTAA
- a CDS encoding cytochrome C-554, which produces MFLGELMYKILKNLSLALVAMVLVIGNSDPAFAKKKKVPASPKYVGAVKCNGSCHDPYYQAWKNSPHGGTYKLLKAGERAEAKKRAKLDPDEDYTTNPLCLRCHTTGYRQKGGFKAADSKKPSAIDPSEPNLEQVGCEMCHSVAGGSQMRVVMKNTKGDFAKADIEKYGQRWDYANVCTRCHTHPKTPFLPSVHDKYKFNFEERKMKVHEIDKYWTEDNQDQKVEKKADRAKETGITEKTPLVIEDFKLLEKKGKKKLVFDKKTLPYQSVSKKDKKEFKKKFGKKYKKTKEWKEFLAKRDPYVYKK; this is translated from the coding sequence ATGTTCTTGGGGGAACTAATGTACAAAATTTTAAAGAATCTGAGTCTGGCATTGGTTGCCATGGTACTCGTCATAGGAAATAGCGATCCGGCTTTTGCAAAAAAGAAGAAAGTACCGGCTTCGCCTAAATACGTGGGAGCTGTTAAATGTAACGGAAGTTGTCATGACCCGTATTATCAGGCATGGAAGAATTCCCCCCACGGTGGAACTTACAAATTATTGAAAGCAGGCGAGCGAGCCGAGGCTAAAAAACGAGCCAAGTTGGACCCTGATGAGGACTACACGACCAACCCTCTCTGTCTGCGCTGTCATACGACCGGTTATCGCCAGAAAGGCGGATTTAAAGCGGCGGATTCCAAGAAACCTTCAGCCATTGACCCTTCCGAGCCAAATCTGGAGCAGGTCGGTTGTGAAATGTGTCACTCCGTCGCAGGCGGATCGCAGATGCGCGTTGTGATGAAGAACACGAAGGGCGACTTTGCCAAGGCCGATATCGAAAAATACGGACAGCGCTGGGATTATGCGAATGTCTGTACGCGATGTCACACGCATCCCAAAACGCCGTTCCTGCCCAGTGTCCATGATAAATACAAATTCAATTTTGAAGAACGCAAAATGAAGGTTCACGAAATTGATAAATATTGGACGGAAGATAATCAGGACCAAAAGGTAGAGAAAAAGGCCGACCGAGCTAAGGAAACAGGCATTACCGAGAAAACTCCTCTTGTGATCGAGGACTTTAAATTGCTTGAGAAGAAGGGCAAGAAGAAGCTCGTGTTTGATAAAAAGACGCTTCCTTATCAGTCGGTTTCCAAGAAAGACAAAAAGGAGTTCAAGAAGAAGTTTGGTAAGAAATATAAAAAGACCAAAGAATGGAAAGAGTTTCTTGCCAAACGAGATCCTTACGTCTACAAGAAGTAA
- a CDS encoding nucleotide sugar dehydrogenase, with the protein MSQPGFVKNILCIGAGYVGGPTMTVIANQCPDYKVTVVDISEDRINAWNSDKLPIFEVGLDERIKKSRGKNLFFSTQIDEEIEAADIIFVAVNTPTKTFGEGAGKAADLQYIEKTARRIKSAAKSSKIVIEKSTIPVRAAETLETILHSGEGSVRFEILSNPEFMAEGTAIQDMECPDRILIGSNDTDTGRAARDELMKIYLNWVPREKLITTNLWSSELSKLVSNAFLAQRISSINSIAALCEATEADVSEVARAVGMDSRIGPKFLGAGVGFGGSCFRKDILHLVYLCEYYDLEEVARFWEQVVAINNYQVERFVKRILHAMFNTLVGKKIAIFGYAFKPDTSDTRDAPASYVCHRLMTEQAVLAITDPHALGNARFDFETDPEGVSFCEDPYEAVRGAHAIALVTEWKQFRELDYQRIFSAMEQPAFIFDGRNLLDHKALHEIGFNVYPLGKPSLTHF; encoded by the coding sequence ATGAGCCAACCCGGATTTGTTAAAAATATTTTATGCATTGGGGCCGGTTATGTAGGCGGCCCTACGATGACGGTGATCGCCAACCAGTGCCCGGATTACAAGGTCACGGTTGTCGATATCTCGGAAGACAGGATCAATGCGTGGAACTCTGACAAGCTCCCCATCTTTGAGGTGGGTCTGGATGAGCGAATTAAAAAATCGCGCGGCAAGAATTTATTTTTCTCCACGCAAATCGACGAAGAGATTGAAGCGGCAGACATTATTTTTGTCGCTGTGAACACGCCGACCAAAACCTTTGGCGAGGGAGCAGGCAAGGCGGCGGACCTTCAATACATTGAGAAAACGGCGCGCCGGATCAAGAGTGCGGCGAAGTCTTCCAAGATCGTCATTGAAAAGAGCACAATCCCGGTGCGCGCGGCGGAAACGCTGGAAACGATTCTTCATTCTGGAGAAGGCTCGGTTCGATTCGAAATTTTATCCAACCCGGAGTTTATGGCTGAAGGGACGGCGATTCAGGATATGGAATGCCCCGACCGTATATTGATCGGCTCGAACGACACGGATACGGGGCGCGCGGCGCGGGATGAATTGATGAAAATTTATCTCAACTGGGTGCCTCGCGAAAAATTAATCACCACCAATTTGTGGAGTAGTGAACTGTCCAAGCTGGTTTCCAACGCTTTTTTAGCGCAGAGAATTTCCTCGATCAACAGCATCGCGGCCTTGTGCGAGGCGACCGAAGCGGATGTGAGCGAAGTGGCCCGCGCAGTGGGTATGGACTCGCGAATCGGTCCCAAATTTCTGGGGGCGGGCGTGGGTTTTGGCGGTTCCTGTTTTCGCAAGGATATTCTGCATCTGGTTTACCTCTGCGAATATTATGATCTGGAGGAAGTCGCGCGTTTCTGGGAGCAGGTGGTTGCGATCAACAATTATCAGGTCGAGCGATTTGTGAAGCGCATTTTACACGCCATGTTCAATACGCTGGTGGGAAAAAAAATCGCTATCTTTGGATACGCTTTCAAACCGGATACCAGCGACACGCGGGACGCCCCCGCCAGTTACGTTTGCCATCGCCTGATGACGGAACAAGCGGTTCTCGCCATCACGGACCCGCACGCTCTGGGCAACGCCCGGTTCGACTTTGAGACGGACCCGGAGGGTGTGAGTTTTTGCGAAGATCCCTATGAAGCGGTGCGCGGAGCGCATGCGATTGCTTTGGTTACGGAATGGAAGCAATTTCGCGAGCTGGATTATCAGCGGATTTTTTCCGCTATGGAACAGCCCGCATTCATCTTTGATGGTCGCAACCTTCTCGACCACAAAGCCCTCCATGAAATCGGCTTCAATGTATACCCACTGGGCAAGCCCTCTCTAACCCATTTCTAG
- a CDS encoding integration host factor subunit alpha has translation MTKQDIINRVSSKADLSRAKAEEAVETVIELIKESLGQGEAVILRRFGTFQVRAKTKRMGRNPKTGQEAEISARKVVRFKSGKHFKSTVNVNEKE, from the coding sequence ATGACCAAGCAAGACATCATAAACAGGGTGAGTAGCAAAGCCGATCTTTCCAGAGCGAAAGCCGAGGAAGCGGTTGAAACTGTTATTGAATTGATTAAAGAATCTTTGGGCCAGGGTGAAGCCGTGATTCTTCGTCGTTTCGGGACATTTCAGGTTCGGGCTAAAACCAAGCGAATGGGGCGTAATCCCAAAACGGGACAGGAAGCTGAAATTTCCGCCAGAAAAGTGGTTCGATTCAAGTCTGGAAAGCATTTCAAGTCCACGGTAAATGTAAACGAGAAGGAGTAG
- the queA gene encoding tRNA preQ1(34) S-adenosylmethionine ribosyltransferase-isomerase QueA, with protein MNLSDFDFELPAELIAQRPAETRDSSRLMVIDRKRGEISHHAFHELPQLIPDNCLLTFNNARVVPGKLFGRIDGSDRIFETLIVSRDDSGTCRALIKGLSRLKPGLRIRYCDGTLEAVFAGREDAYAVLKFDVAGDALKKRLIEQADMPLPPYIKRSLTDETELKQLDRDRYQTVFARNDGAVAAPTAGLHFTETVMDQLKQAGATLAYLTLLVGPGTFQPIREEIIEKHRMENENFLIEREEWNKLVIQKKEGKPILAVGTTCVRTLESVKLTVEAGSNISGSTDIFIYPGHDIKNVDLLLTNFHLPKSTLFLLTCAFGGSDLIKQAYHEAIKQKYRFFSYGDAMLIT; from the coding sequence GTGAATCTCTCTGATTTTGATTTTGAACTTCCCGCTGAACTGATCGCGCAACGGCCTGCAGAAACTCGGGATTCATCCCGCCTGATGGTCATCGACCGGAAACGCGGCGAAATCTCCCATCACGCCTTCCATGAACTGCCGCAATTGATTCCCGACAACTGTCTGCTGACCTTCAATAATGCGCGGGTCGTTCCCGGTAAATTATTTGGACGCATCGATGGCTCTGACAGAATATTTGAAACTCTTATCGTGAGCCGCGACGATTCAGGAACCTGCCGGGCCTTGATAAAAGGCTTGTCGCGATTGAAACCGGGCCTGCGCATTCGCTATTGCGACGGAACTCTGGAGGCTGTATTTGCAGGAAGAGAAGATGCATACGCCGTCTTGAAATTCGATGTCGCGGGCGACGCTTTAAAGAAGCGTTTGATCGAACAGGCGGACATGCCTTTGCCGCCCTACATCAAGCGCTCTCTCACTGATGAAACAGAATTGAAACAACTCGATCGGGATCGCTATCAAACCGTGTTCGCAAGGAACGATGGGGCCGTAGCCGCGCCGACAGCGGGTCTGCACTTCACTGAGACTGTGATGGATCAGTTAAAACAGGCAGGAGCAACTCTGGCGTACTTGACTTTACTGGTGGGACCGGGAACCTTCCAGCCGATACGCGAAGAGATTATTGAAAAACACCGCATGGAAAATGAAAATTTTCTGATCGAGCGTGAGGAGTGGAATAAACTGGTTATTCAAAAGAAGGAAGGGAAACCCATTCTGGCGGTTGGGACGACCTGTGTCCGAACGCTTGAATCAGTGAAGCTGACAGTGGAAGCCGGATCAAATATCAGCGGATCAACCGACATCTTTATTTATCCGGGCCACGACATTAAAAACGTGGACTTGCTTTTAACCAATTTTCACCTGCCCAAATCCACATTGTTCCTGCTGACCTGCGCATTTGGGGGTTCCGATTTGATTAAACAGGCCTACCATGAGGCCATAAAACAAAAGTATCGATTTTTCAGTTACGGAGATGCGATGCTCATTACATAG
- the recO gene encoding DNA repair protein RecO, giving the protein MGLYNCRAIVLRRFNLSETDKLVTLLTDRYGKVKVVAKAARKIKSRFGAALEPLSLIEMIYFGKENQNLYRLNQADIIRSFHPIREDYKKTFTGAYFLELIDALIPDGHPELGAFQLLCDTLAALECNDHIIILRRLFEIQLMAVLGYSPEFDHCLACKSVPAPGWIGFSYNRKGILCQPCTHRLQPGTRFNQGVLNYLKKMMALTPQNSGRLRLPKGLEDEIETVTHRLVLSHLGRELKSYPFIKSLA; this is encoded by the coding sequence ATGGGACTGTATAATTGTCGAGCCATTGTCCTGCGCCGCTTCAATCTCTCCGAAACCGACAAGCTGGTGACGCTTCTCACCGACCGTTACGGCAAGGTGAAAGTTGTCGCCAAGGCGGCGCGCAAGATCAAAAGCCGCTTCGGCGCGGCGTTGGAGCCTTTGTCTCTGATAGAGATGATCTATTTTGGCAAGGAGAACCAGAATCTTTACCGGTTGAATCAAGCCGATATCATCCGCTCGTTTCATCCCATACGGGAAGACTACAAAAAGACTTTCACTGGGGCGTATTTTCTGGAATTGATCGACGCCCTGATTCCCGACGGGCACCCGGAACTGGGCGCCTTTCAGTTACTGTGCGACACGCTAGCGGCTCTTGAGTGCAATGACCACATCATCATCCTGCGACGTTTGTTTGAAATTCAGCTGATGGCGGTTCTCGGCTACTCGCCGGAATTTGACCATTGCCTCGCCTGCAAGTCGGTTCCCGCTCCGGGCTGGATCGGTTTCAGTTACAATCGCAAAGGTATCCTTTGTCAACCCTGCACCCATCGCTTGCAACCGGGGACGCGCTTTAATCAGGGAGTGCTCAATTATTTGAAAAAGATGATGGCCCTGACGCCTCAAAACAGCGGACGTCTCAGACTCCCCAAAGGACTTGAGGATGAAATTGAAACGGTGACTCACCGCCTGGTTCTGTCGCACCTAGGGCGGGAGTTAAAATCTTACCCCTTTATTAAATCATTAGCTTGA
- a CDS encoding TRAP transporter large permease subunit, whose product MSYLVVSGLILFALMGAPLFVVIALATMLAFHSLDIEPAALFIELYRVASAPSLAAIPLFTFAGFVLANGRAPERLTRLSRAFLGGLRGGVSWAVLGASAFFTAFTGASGVTIIALGGLLYPLLLKEHYSKNFSLGLITSSGSIGLLFPPSLPLILYGIVAQVSVDHLFLAGILPGLLLVGVMGLYCRFRSPAVSRAAFSKSEALAALRDSIWEIPLPLILIVGIYSGLVTLTEAATVTVLYVLLVGTFIHKELHPIKDLPRLMLNSMTLVGSIIIILGAAMGFTSYLIDEQMPMQLLAFFKEHIESPIAFLIVLNIFLLIVGCMMDIFSAIIVVVPLIIPLALHYGVDPVHLGIIFLANLEIGYATPPVGINLFISSARFSEPVIRLYKAALPFLALQLIGLLIITYFPDLSLFLVRFATD is encoded by the coding sequence ATGAGCTATCTGGTCGTTTCAGGTTTGATCCTGTTTGCGCTCATGGGAGCGCCCTTGTTCGTCGTCATTGCCCTGGCCACAATGCTGGCGTTTCACTCGCTGGACATCGAACCTGCGGCGCTGTTCATTGAATTGTACCGGGTCGCCTCGGCCCCATCCCTCGCCGCCATCCCCCTATTCACCTTCGCGGGATTTGTTCTGGCCAACGGTCGCGCGCCGGAACGCCTCACTCGTTTATCGCGCGCATTTCTTGGCGGTCTGCGCGGCGGCGTCTCCTGGGCGGTTCTGGGAGCCAGCGCTTTTTTCACCGCCTTTACAGGCGCCTCAGGCGTCACCATCATCGCGTTGGGCGGTCTGCTCTACCCCTTGCTTTTAAAAGAACATTATTCCAAAAATTTTTCGCTCGGTCTCATCACTTCTTCAGGAAGCATCGGACTGCTGTTCCCGCCTTCCCTGCCCCTCATACTTTACGGCATCGTCGCCCAGGTGAGCGTGGATCATTTATTCCTCGCCGGAATACTGCCCGGACTGCTTCTCGTTGGCGTGATGGGCCTCTATTGCCGATTCCGCAGTCCCGCTGTATCCAGGGCGGCTTTTTCAAAATCGGAGGCCTTGGCGGCTCTGCGCGACTCGATATGGGAAATCCCTCTCCCACTCATTTTGATCGTCGGTATTTACAGCGGACTGGTGACATTGACGGAAGCGGCGACCGTCACCGTGTTATACGTCCTTCTTGTCGGAACCTTCATCCACAAGGAACTGCACCCCATTAAAGATTTGCCGCGACTGATGCTGAACAGTATGACGCTGGTCGGTTCCATCATCATCATTCTGGGCGCGGCGATGGGTTTCACCAGCTACCTGATCGACGAGCAAATGCCGATGCAACTGCTCGCTTTCTTCAAAGAACATATCGAAAGTCCAATTGCATTTCTGATCGTTCTGAATATTTTTCTGCTGATCGTCGGTTGCATGATGGATATCTTCTCCGCGATCATCGTGGTCGTTCCCCTGATCATCCCGCTCGCGCTCCATTACGGAGTTGATCCGGTTCATCTGGGAATCATTTTTCTCGCCAATCTGGAAATCGGTTACGCCACGCCTCCGGTGGGCATCAACCTGTTCATCTCCAGCGCGCGTTTTTCCGAACCGGTGATACGGCTTTACAAGGCGGCTCTTCCTTTTCTGGCATTGCAACTGATCGGTCTGCTCATCATCACCTATTTCCCCGATCTCAGTTTGTTTCTTGTCCGCTTTGCAACGGACTGA
- a CDS encoding TRAP transporter small permease — protein MIRLFKIFDGWLGKIESCAILVLLTGMILISFSQVFMRNFFSSGLSWAEILLRHWALWLGLLGASIAAQQSRHLSIAFLSHLLSARKNRILRILVHFGSGIVCAFLTKSAWDFVMFEKEGGSLLIFDIPTWAFQTVIPYAFAVISFRFILHAIELSFTPTDEKR, from the coding sequence ATGATTCGCCTGTTCAAAATTTTTGATGGCTGGCTTGGAAAAATAGAAAGTTGCGCGATTCTTGTTCTCCTCACAGGAATGATCCTCATCTCATTTTCGCAAGTCTTCATGCGCAATTTCTTTTCTTCAGGATTGAGCTGGGCCGAAATCCTTCTGCGACACTGGGCCTTGTGGCTTGGTCTTCTTGGGGCATCCATCGCCGCGCAACAATCGCGTCACTTGTCCATCGCCTTTTTATCACACCTGCTCTCTGCGCGAAAGAATCGTATCCTCCGCATACTGGTTCATTTTGGTTCGGGGATCGTCTGCGCGTTTCTGACCAAATCAGCCTGGGATTTTGTCATGTTTGAAAAAGAAGGCGGCAGTCTGCTTATTTTTGACATCCCTACCTGGGCGTTTCAAACCGTCATTCCCTACGCCTTTGCAGTCATTTCTTTTCGCTTCATTCTTCACGCTATCGAGTTGAGCTTCACTCCGACGGATGAAAAACGATGA